One window of the Microvirga mediterraneensis genome contains the following:
- a CDS encoding arylsulfatase, with protein MRAVTLTLSLVTASVLALSAAQAQQVTGTPGSPGSTTTIDGKQLPPPDPAFGGIIKERAAESQPWWPPRVVPPKGAPNVLLIMTDDQGFGAPSTFGGVIPTPNMDRIAQAGLRYTNFHSTSLCSPTRAALITGRNHHSVGFGVVGEIATGFPGYDSIIPIEKGTVGTILKANGYATSWFGKDHNTPSYQSSQAGPFDQWPNGMGFEYFYGFVGGDASQWQPNLFRNTTAIYPFQGNPGWNLETAMADEAIQYMKQLKEVAPGKPWFVYYVPGATHAPHHPTPEWVKTISDMHLFDEGWNKLRETIFANQKRLGIMPATAKLTPWPKELPEWDSLSFDEKKLFIRQADIYGAYLAYADHEIGRVIQAVEDMGQLDNTLIIYIGGDNGASAEGMLNGTPNEFTTFNGIPVPVKDQFLWYPFWGSERTFPHFAAEWAWAMDTPFKWVKQVPSHFGGTAQGVAMAWPGHIADVGGIRRQFHHVIDIVPTILEATGIPQPDTINGIRQIPIEGVSMAYTWDKANAEAPTRHTTQYFEMLGNRAIYHDGWVACTTPATLPWELSTKTPPDVITGYNWELYNVQEDPTQSNDLAAKMPDKLKQMQDLFYAEAKKYNVLPLDNSTLTRWNTLRPSLTAGRTEFTYSGELIGTPASAAPSILDKSYSITAEVEIPDGGAEGMIVTQGGRFGGYGLFLSKGEFGVGRGKVVFMYNLLDLKRTTWEGPELEPGKHIIVFDFTAAGPGLGKGGTGVLSVDGKEVARNSMDHTTPVTFPEDETFDIGQDTRTPLALLEYRYDVPFKFTGKIDRLTFKLEPEKRAEATP; from the coding sequence CCCAGCAGGTGACCGGAACCCCGGGCTCCCCCGGCTCCACGACGACCATCGACGGCAAGCAACTGCCGCCGCCCGATCCGGCCTTCGGCGGGATCATCAAGGAGAGGGCCGCCGAGTCGCAGCCCTGGTGGCCGCCGCGCGTCGTGCCGCCGAAAGGCGCGCCCAACGTGCTGCTGATCATGACGGACGATCAGGGGTTCGGCGCCCCCAGCACCTTCGGCGGCGTCATTCCCACGCCCAACATGGACCGGATCGCCCAGGCCGGGTTGCGCTATACCAATTTCCACTCGACGTCGCTCTGCTCGCCGACCCGGGCGGCGTTGATCACCGGGCGCAATCATCATTCGGTGGGGTTCGGCGTGGTCGGTGAAATCGCAACCGGCTTCCCCGGCTACGACTCGATCATCCCGATCGAGAAAGGCACGGTCGGCACGATCCTGAAGGCCAACGGCTACGCGACCTCATGGTTCGGCAAGGACCACAACACGCCGTCCTATCAGTCGAGCCAGGCAGGCCCCTTCGATCAATGGCCGAACGGCATGGGCTTCGAGTACTTCTACGGCTTCGTCGGCGGGGACGCGAGCCAGTGGCAGCCCAACCTCTTCCGCAATACGACGGCCATCTATCCCTTCCAGGGCAATCCGGGCTGGAACCTGGAGACGGCGATGGCCGACGAGGCGATCCAGTACATGAAACAACTCAAGGAGGTCGCCCCCGGCAAGCCGTGGTTCGTTTACTACGTTCCGGGCGCCACCCATGCGCCGCATCATCCGACGCCCGAGTGGGTCAAGACGATCAGCGATATGCATCTCTTCGACGAGGGCTGGAACAAGCTGCGCGAGACCATCTTCGCCAATCAGAAGCGGCTCGGCATCATGCCCGCCACCGCGAAACTGACGCCCTGGCCGAAGGAGCTGCCGGAATGGGATTCGCTCAGTTTCGACGAGAAGAAGCTCTTCATCAGGCAGGCGGATATCTATGGGGCCTATCTGGCCTATGCCGACCATGAAATCGGCCGCGTGATCCAGGCCGTGGAGGATATGGGCCAGCTCGACAACACCTTGATCATCTATATCGGCGGCGACAACGGCGCGAGCGCCGAGGGCATGCTCAACGGCACGCCGAACGAGTTCACCACCTTCAACGGCATCCCCGTGCCGGTCAAGGATCAGTTCCTCTGGTATCCGTTCTGGGGATCGGAACGCACGTTCCCGCATTTCGCGGCCGAATGGGCGTGGGCGATGGATACGCCGTTCAAGTGGGTGAAGCAGGTGCCGTCCCATTTCGGCGGAACGGCTCAGGGCGTGGCGATGGCCTGGCCGGGCCACATCGCGGATGTGGGCGGCATCCGCCGCCAGTTCCACCATGTCATCGATATCGTGCCGACCATTCTCGAAGCGACGGGCATTCCGCAACCCGACACGATCAACGGGATCAGGCAGATCCCGATCGAGGGCGTGAGCATGGCCTACACCTGGGACAAGGCGAACGCCGAGGCTCCGACGCGGCACACCACGCAGTATTTCGAGATGCTCGGCAACCGCGCCATCTATCACGACGGCTGGGTGGCTTGCACGACCCCGGCGACGCTGCCGTGGGAGCTGAGCACCAAGACGCCGCCCGACGTGATCACCGGCTACAACTGGGAGCTCTACAACGTCCAGGAGGATCCCACGCAGTCCAACGATCTGGCCGCCAAGATGCCCGACAAGCTCAAACAGATGCAGGACCTGTTCTATGCCGAGGCGAAGAAGTACAATGTGCTGCCGCTCGACAATTCGACGCTCACCCGTTGGAACACGCTGCGCCCAAGCCTGACCGCGGGCCGCACGGAGTTCACATATTCGGGTGAACTGATCGGCACGCCGGCCAGCGCCGCGCCGAGCATCCTCGACAAGTCCTACAGCATCACGGCCGAAGTCGAGATCCCCGACGGCGGCGCGGAGGGCATGATCGTGACCCAGGGCGGGCGCTTCGGCGGCTACGGCCTGTTCCTGAGCAAGGGCGAGTTCGGCGTCGGGCGGGGCAAGGTGGTGTTCATGTACAACCTGCTCGACCTGAAGCGCACGACCTGGGAGGGGCCGGAGCTGGAGCCGGGCAAGCACATCATCGTGTTCGACTTCACGGCTGCCGGGCCCGGCTTGGGCAAGGGCGGCACGGGGGTACTGTCGGTGGACGGTAAGGAGGTGGCGCGGAATTCCATGGACCACACCACGCCGGTGACCTTCCCGGAGGACGAGACCTTCGACATCGGCCAGGACACGCGCACACCGCTGGCCCTGCTCGAATACCGCTACGACGTCCCGTTCAAATTCACGGGCAAGATCGACCGGCTGACCTTCAAGCTCGAACCGGAAAAGCGGGCGGAGGCCACGCCCTAG